One window of the Lactobacillus sp. PV034 genome contains the following:
- a CDS encoding LysR family transcriptional regulator: MNIQDLKYFHALINLKSYTKTAEQFNVSQPTITAAIKRLEKKFGGQFIIRDQSHKSIIITSLGRQFDEHAQAILNEVSIAEAEVKAQPNPDILFGLPPIIGRNYLPTIAPTLFSKGILPRLNVVERGSNDLRKMLIEGEINLTLLGLASLDIEPIIKVHVIDRYPIEVIVSKNHPFAQKKGIYFKELSQENFIGMTQDYIHTQALEKLAHQNHITLNTIYRSPDVAVIKSLVAQNLGVSYVTTLSIHDNDNVVSIPLLDKDQPEFLFAAATRKNHLLTAKEEVLWNILTQKK, translated from the coding sequence ATGAATATTCAAGATCTCAAATATTTTCATGCTTTAATAAATCTAAAGAGCTATACCAAAACCGCAGAACAGTTTAATGTGAGTCAACCAACTATCACAGCCGCCATCAAACGTTTAGAGAAAAAATTCGGTGGCCAATTCATTATCCGTGATCAATCACATAAAAGTATCATTATCACTAGTCTCGGCCGTCAATTCGATGAACATGCTCAAGCTATTTTGAATGAAGTTTCAATTGCGGAAGCTGAGGTTAAGGCTCAACCTAACCCTGATATTTTATTTGGACTACCACCAATTATTGGTCGTAACTACTTACCTACTATCGCACCTACGCTTTTTTCAAAAGGAATTTTACCTCGTTTAAATGTAGTAGAACGTGGTTCTAATGATTTACGTAAAATGCTAATTGAAGGTGAAATTAATCTTACCTTACTTGGTCTTGCCTCTTTAGATATTGAACCAATTATTAAAGTTCATGTAATCGACCGCTATCCAATAGAAGTAATTGTTTCAAAAAATCATCCCTTTGCTCAAAAAAAAGGAATCTATTTCAAAGAATTATCTCAAGAAAACTTCATTGGCATGACTCAAGACTACATCCATACTCAAGCTTTAGAAAAGCTGGCACATCAAAATCATATTACACTTAATACCATTTATCGTAGTCCTGATGTTGCGGTAATTAAGTCATTAGTTGCGCAAAATTTGGGTGTTTCTTATGTAACTACTCTTTCTATTCATGACAATGATAATGTAGTTTCTATCCCACTTTTAGATAAGGATCAACCAGAATTTCTTTTCGCAGCTGCAACAAGAAAAAATCATCTTCTTACTGCAAAAGAAGAAGTATTATGGAACATTTTAACGCAAAAAAAATAA
- a CDS encoding malolactic enzyme produces MSNAWSILNNPFKNKGTAFTNEERKKLGLVGTLPVEVETIEQQAKRVYDEYKNRPEGLQQRQYLMEVFDTNRTLFYYVMQHHIEELMPIIYDPIIAPAIEKYSEIFQRPQEAAFLSIDDEADIKESLKNAAAGRNVKLIVATDAEGILGIGDWGTNGVNIAIGKLMVYTAAAGIDPSEVLPVSLDVGTNNETLLNDPLYLGLRKKRVYGDKYYHFVDSFVAAAREVFPDVYLHFEDFGRDNATKILKQYQDKIPVFNDDVQGTGIVCLAGVLGALNISKQKFTDQVFLTYGAGTAGMGIANMMYREMRMEGLSEDEAKKHFYLVDKQGLLFEDTPGLTPEQKPFVRKRSEFANADELTNLEAVVKAVHPSVMIGTSTNPGAFTEGVVKAMAAGTERPIIFPISNPTKLIEAHPEDIIKWTEGRALVATGIPSAPVEYNGVTYHIGQANNALIYPGLGLGVLASKTRLVNDEILSAAAHSLGGIVDTSKPGAAVLPPISMLQSFTKTEARAVVQSAIDQGLAGEGVTDPAKVTEEMQWTAEYTNED; encoded by the coding sequence ATGAGTAATGCATGGTCAATTTTAAACAATCCTTTTAAAAATAAAGGGACTGCCTTTACTAATGAAGAAAGAAAGAAACTTGGTTTAGTTGGTACTTTACCAGTTGAAGTTGAAACTATTGAACAACAAGCTAAGCGTGTCTATGACGAATACAAGAATCGTCCTGAAGGCTTGCAACAACGTCAATACTTGATGGAAGTTTTTGATACTAATCGTACTTTGTTCTACTATGTGATGCAACACCACATTGAAGAATTAATGCCAATTATTTACGATCCAATTATTGCACCTGCAATTGAAAAATACAGCGAAATTTTCCAAAGACCTCAAGAAGCAGCCTTCTTATCAATTGATGATGAAGCTGATATTAAGGAAAGCTTGAAGAATGCAGCTGCTGGACGTAACGTTAAATTAATTGTTGCAACTGATGCAGAAGGTATTTTAGGTATTGGTGACTGGGGCACTAATGGTGTAAACATTGCCATTGGTAAATTAATGGTTTATACTGCTGCAGCTGGAATTGATCCTAGCGAAGTATTACCAGTTTCTTTAGATGTTGGTACTAACAACGAAACTTTATTAAACGATCCATTATACTTAGGTTTGAGAAAGAAACGTGTTTACGGTGACAAGTACTACCACTTCGTAGATTCATTTGTTGCAGCTGCACGTGAAGTATTCCCAGATGTTTACTTACACTTTGAAGACTTTGGTCGTGATAATGCCACTAAGATTTTAAAGCAATACCAAGACAAGATTCCTGTCTTTAACGATGATGTACAAGGTACTGGTATTGTATGTTTAGCTGGTGTACTTGGTGCCTTAAATATTTCTAAGCAAAAATTCACTGATCAAGTATTCTTAACTTATGGTGCTGGTACTGCTGGTATGGGTATTGCCAACATGATGTACCGTGAAATGCGTATGGAAGGTTTAAGTGAAGATGAAGCCAAGAAGCACTTCTACTTAGTAGATAAGCAAGGTCTTTTATTCGAAGATACTCCAGGCTTAACTCCAGAACAAAAACCATTTGTACGTAAGAGAAGTGAATTTGCTAATGCTGATGAATTAACTAACTTGGAAGCAGTAGTTAAAGCGGTTCATCCTAGCGTTATGATTGGTACTTCTACTAACCCAGGTGCCTTTACTGAAGGTGTTGTTAAGGCAATGGCAGCTGGTACTGAACGTCCAATTATCTTCCCAATTTCTAACCCAACTAAGTTAATCGAAGCTCATCCAGAAGACATTATTAAATGGACTGAAGGACGTGCTTTAGTTGCTACTGGTATCCCATCAGCTCCAGTAGAATACAACGGTGTAACTTACCACATTGGTCAAGCTAACAATGCTTTGATTTACCCAGGTTTAGGTTTAGGTGTATTGGCAAGTAAGACCAGACTTGTTAACGATGAAATTTTATCAGCTGCAGCTCACTCACTTGGTGGTATCGTTGATACTTCTAAGCCAGGTGCAGCAGTATTGCCACCAATCTCAATGCTTCAATCATTTACTAAGACTGAAGCTCGTGCAGTTGTTCAATCTGCCATTGACCAAGGTTTAGCCGGTGAAGGTGTTACTGATCCTGCCAAGGTTACTGAAGAAATGCAATGGACTGCAGAATATACTAACGAAGACTAA